Proteins encoded within one genomic window of Erinaceus europaeus chromosome 13, mEriEur2.1, whole genome shotgun sequence:
- the HMGN3 gene encoding high mobility group nucleosome-binding domain-containing protein 3 gives MKKPAPPKPEPKPRKTAAKKEPGAKINKGAKGKKEETQEAGKEGTAPSENGETKAEEIHISRSTINVSTSRGTEN, from the exons ATGAAG AAACCTGCTCCACCAAAGCCTGAACCTAAACCAAGAAAAACAGCTGCTAAG AAAGAACCTGGAGCAAAGATTAACAAAGGTGctaaagggaagaaggaggaaacACAGGAAGCTGGAAAGGAAGGTACTGCACCATCTGAAAATGGTGAAACTAAAGCTGAAGAG ATCCACATCTCTCGCTCAACTATTAATGTCTCAACCTCCCGAG GGACAGAAAACTGA